Genomic DNA from Deltaproteobacteria bacterium:
CGGATATTTTCAAATTCCGCTTCGATGTATTCCTTAAGAACGTTGAGCGTCATAGATCAGCAAGCCATCCCTCATCACCAATTTTTCAAAAAGCATCTTTCTGCCACTAAGGTTGATGAGGTCCACCGGCTTGGGCATAGTTCTCATCAACTCTCCGTAAAAACTAAAAAAAACATCCGGAGGATATTCATCCACCGCAAAATCGTAATCATTGGCTTCTTGTGGATCTCCGTGAAGGGCCGAACCTACCAGATACAATTTTCCAATATGGTATTTTTTGGCCAATTCAACGGCCTTATTCAAGTCT
This window encodes:
- a CDS encoding nucleotidyltransferase domain-containing protein, producing the protein MIPKRDLNKAVELAKKYHIGKLYLVGSALHGDPQEANDYDFAVDEYPPDVFFSFYGELMRTMPKPVDLINLSGRKMLFEKLVMRDGLLIYDAQRS